The Fimbriimonadaceae bacterium genome has a segment encoding these proteins:
- the infB gene encoding translation initiation factor IF-2: MHVKLAEVAKALGSTPDAVETALAGVGIEVTNGQFEADDDVIELVGEETGATPSHVAAGKALLRGGGKTVTLPHGRTPRDIAAAVGVPDKEVLTTLIKVFKQMKTLTMVLEDDLTEKLCKEFGFEVVWESAQAQTKPVAPAKAPAKSGGKTARPPVVTIMGHVDHGKTSLLDYIRKSNVVAKEHGGITQHIGAYQVNLPEGTITFLDTPGHAAFTAMRARGAQVTDIAILVVAADDGIMPQTIEAIAHAKNAEVPIIVAVNKIDKAGANPDRVLQQLTQHDLIPEAYGGQVITANVSAVTGEGVPQLLELILLQAEVLELDADPKGAFEGVVIEAKLEKGRGPVATVLVQEGTLHIGDIVTVGETYGKIKAMTDWAGARLTAAGPSTPVEILGLDAVPPAGEKVELAENERAGRELAESRAQAARLRSLAPVKRKVTLKEIRQHLDAEETKDLNLIVRADVQGSVEAVRGLLEKLENPEVEVKVKHAGVGPITESDVLLASASDAIIVGFNVKPEPKAKSEAERQKVEVRTYTIIYELIEDIEAALKGMLAPKFEEEYQGTVEIRAVFKLSRSGKVAGSHCTDGKITRNSKVRVRRAKEVVFEGELDSLKNVKQDVREIIAGQDCGIKFQGWEDFLEGDEIEAYELVQVN, translated from the coding sequence GGTGTCGGCATCGAGGTCACGAACGGGCAGTTCGAGGCCGATGACGACGTCATCGAGTTGGTCGGTGAGGAAACCGGCGCGACGCCGTCGCACGTCGCCGCCGGCAAGGCCTTGTTGCGTGGCGGTGGCAAAACGGTCACCCTTCCCCACGGCAGGACTCCCCGCGACATCGCCGCCGCCGTCGGCGTGCCCGACAAAGAGGTCCTCACCACCCTGATCAAGGTCTTCAAGCAGATGAAGACTTTGACCATGGTCTTGGAAGACGACCTCACGGAGAAGCTGTGCAAGGAGTTCGGCTTTGAGGTCGTCTGGGAAAGTGCCCAAGCCCAAACAAAGCCAGTCGCCCCGGCCAAGGCGCCAGCGAAGTCGGGCGGCAAGACGGCGAGGCCGCCGGTCGTCACGATCATGGGCCACGTCGACCATGGCAAGACGTCCTTACTCGACTACATCCGCAAGTCGAACGTCGTGGCCAAGGAGCACGGCGGCATCACCCAGCATATCGGTGCCTACCAGGTGAACTTGCCGGAGGGCACCATCACCTTCTTGGACACGCCGGGCCACGCGGCGTTCACCGCGATGCGGGCCCGCGGAGCCCAGGTCACCGACATCGCGATCCTCGTGGTCGCGGCGGACGACGGCATCATGCCGCAGACGATCGAGGCCATCGCCCACGCCAAGAACGCGGAAGTCCCGATCATCGTCGCCGTCAACAAGATCGACAAGGCCGGGGCCAACCCTGACCGGGTGCTTCAGCAACTCACCCAGCATGACTTGATCCCCGAAGCTTACGGCGGCCAGGTGATCACGGCCAATGTCTCGGCGGTCACCGGCGAGGGGGTGCCCCAATTACTGGAGCTCATCCTGCTCCAGGCCGAGGTCCTGGAACTGGACGCCGACCCCAAGGGTGCCTTCGAGGGCGTCGTCATCGAAGCGAAGTTGGAAAAGGGGCGGGGCCCGGTCGCCACGGTGCTGGTGCAGGAAGGCACCCTGCATATCGGCGACATCGTGACCGTCGGCGAGACGTACGGCAAGATCAAGGCGATGACCGACTGGGCGGGAGCCCGGTTGACCGCCGCCGGGCCGTCGACGCCGGTCGAAATTTTGGGCCTTGACGCCGTGCCGCCGGCTGGTGAAAAGGTCGAACTCGCCGAAAACGAGCGGGCCGGGCGTGAATTGGCCGAGTCTCGCGCGCAAGCCGCCCGACTGCGTTCACTGGCGCCGGTCAAGCGCAAGGTCACGCTTAAGGAGATCCGCCAACACCTCGACGCCGAAGAGACGAAGGACCTCAACCTGATCGTCCGGGCTGACGTCCAGGGTTCGGTGGAGGCGGTCCGCGGCCTCCTCGAAAAGCTTGAGAACCCAGAAGTCGAGGTGAAGGTCAAGCACGCGGGAGTCGGCCCGATCACCGAGAGTGACGTCCTCCTCGCCAGCGCGTCGGACGCGATCATCGTCGGATTCAACGTCAAGCCCGAGCCCAAGGCCAAGAGCGAGGCCGAAAGGCAGAAGGTCGAGGTCCGCACCTACACGATCATCTACGAGTTGATCGAAGACATCGAAGCGGCCCTGAAGGGCATGCTCGCCCCCAAGTTCGAGGAGGAGTACCAGGGCACCGTCGAGATCCGCGCGGTGTTCAAGCTCTCCCGGTCAGGCAAGGTCGCCGGAAGCCACTGCACCGACGGCAAGATCACCCGCAACAGCAAGGTGCGCGTCCGTCGGGCCAAAGAGGTCGTCTTCGAGGGCGAACTTGACTCGCTCAAGAACGTCAAGCAAGACGTCCGCGAGATCATCGCCGGCCAAGACTGCGGCATCAAGTTCCAAGGCTGGGAAGACTTCTTGGAAGGCGACGAAATCGAAGCGTACGAACTCGTCCAAGTGAACTGA
- the ispG gene encoding (E)-4-hydroxy-3-methylbut-2-enyl-diphosphate synthase, whose amino-acid sequence MGISPSITRRKTKPCRVGSVTMGNGHPVVVQSMITEETRNVEACVEQIIALHQAGSEIVRVTTPTLGEAQCLEAIKAKVTEQYRDVPMTADVHHQGSAIAVEAAKYVDEIRVNPGLFVFKRHGSRVGLDIRGRQEEKGVDELRAEMAYDPAEWKEELDAIEESFVPVIEACKARDRAMRVGVNHGSLSERLLVTYGDTPEGLVESALEYLRLCEKHGYFNLNISAKASRVPVMVAANRLMAQRLDAEGMNYPLHLGVTEAGDGQYARVKSTAGIATLLMEGIGDTIRVSLAEDPVNEIPVCYEILQSLGLRKTQVEYIACPSCGRTKFDLPTVLNEVRTATRHLVGLDIAVMGCIVNGPGEMADADYGYVGAAGGKITLYRKRDVVKNGIPQEQGVEELVGLLKADGVWKDPAP is encoded by the coding sequence ATGGGTATCTCGCCGAGCATCACCCGACGCAAGACCAAGCCCTGTCGGGTCGGGTCGGTGACGATGGGGAACGGACACCCGGTCGTCGTGCAGTCGATGATTACCGAGGAGACGCGCAACGTCGAGGCGTGCGTCGAGCAGATCATCGCCCTCCACCAGGCGGGAAGTGAGATCGTCCGCGTCACGACGCCCACCCTTGGCGAGGCCCAGTGCCTGGAAGCAATCAAGGCCAAGGTCACGGAGCAGTACCGGGACGTGCCGATGACGGCCGACGTCCACCACCAAGGCAGCGCGATCGCCGTTGAAGCGGCCAAGTACGTCGACGAGATCCGGGTGAACCCCGGCCTCTTCGTTTTCAAGCGGCACGGGTCGCGTGTCGGTCTCGATATCCGAGGCCGCCAAGAAGAGAAGGGCGTCGACGAATTGCGGGCCGAGATGGCATACGACCCCGCGGAGTGGAAGGAAGAACTCGACGCCATCGAAGAAAGCTTCGTGCCGGTGATCGAGGCGTGCAAGGCCCGTGACCGGGCGATGCGCGTGGGCGTGAACCACGGTTCGCTCAGTGAACGGTTGTTGGTCACGTACGGCGACACCCCGGAAGGCCTCGTCGAAAGCGCCCTTGAGTACCTCCGCCTTTGCGAAAAGCATGGCTATTTCAACCTCAACATCAGCGCCAAGGCCAGCCGGGTGCCGGTCATGGTCGCCGCCAACCGCCTGATGGCCCAACGCCTGGACGCCGAAGGCATGAACTACCCCCTGCACTTGGGGGTCACCGAGGCTGGAGACGGCCAGTACGCCCGGGTCAAGAGCACGGCAGGGATCGCGACGCTTCTCATGGAGGGCATCGGCGACACGATCCGGGTCAGCCTAGCGGAGGACCCGGTGAACGAGATCCCAGTCTGTTACGAGATTCTCCAGTCCTTAGGCTTGCGTAAGACCCAGGTCGAATACATCGCGTGCCCGAGTTGTGGTCGTACAAAATTTGACTTGCCGACCGTGCTCAACGAGGTCCGCACCGCCACCCGTCACCTGGTCGGGCTCGACATTGCGGTCATGGGGTGTATCGTCAACGGCCCTGGGGAGATGGCTGACGCCGACTACGGCTATGTAGGTGCGGCAGGAGGGAAGATCACGCTCTACCGTAAGCGCGACGTCGTCAAGAACGGCATCCCCCAGGAACAGGGCGTCGAAGAACTGGTCGGGCTCCTCAAGGCGGACGGGGTCTGGAAGGACCCCGCACCGTAG
- a CDS encoding cyclic nucleotide-binding domain-containing protein: MDLASAFRSSYLWSGLTGSQIDRVSLLAEEKTFNGGDTMVRQFAKDSDVMIILDGKARINTFSGEMISEAGPGAVIGEISLVDDMPRSATVVAVGNCRAAVIRSSELWTVMEEEPVIAKVVLLNIAKILCGRLRAANVQVDMAVKN, encoded by the coding sequence ATGGACCTGGCTTCGGCATTTCGTAGCAGCTACCTCTGGAGCGGCTTGACCGGCTCGCAGATTGACCGGGTGAGTCTGCTTGCTGAGGAGAAGACCTTCAACGGCGGCGACACGATGGTGCGCCAGTTCGCCAAGGACTCGGACGTGATGATCATCCTTGACGGCAAGGCGCGCATCAACACGTTCAGCGGCGAGATGATCAGCGAGGCCGGGCCGGGGGCGGTGATCGGCGAGATCTCCCTGGTCGACGACATGCCGCGCAGCGCCACCGTCGTCGCGGTCGGCAACTGCCGGGCCGCCGTGATCCGCAGTTCCGAATTGTGGACGGTGATGGAAGAAGAGCCCGTCATCGCCAAGGTCGTCCTGCTCAACATCGCCAAGATCCTGTGCGGGCGGTTGCGGGCCGCCAACGTCCAGGTCGACATGGCCGTCAAGAACTGA
- the groES gene encoding co-chaperone GroES — MSSIKPLGDKIVVQLVEAEEKTAGGILLPDSAKKKPTEGKVVAVGEGRVLESGERNKLTVKPGDRVLFSKYGGNEVTVGVEEYTILDEDQVYAVIK; from the coding sequence ATGTCCAGTATCAAGCCTCTTGGCGACAAGATCGTCGTCCAACTCGTCGAAGCCGAGGAGAAGACGGCCGGCGGCATCCTCCTTCCCGACAGTGCCAAGAAGAAGCCGACCGAAGGCAAGGTCGTCGCCGTCGGCGAGGGGCGTGTCCTGGAAAGCGGCGAACGCAACAAGCTCACCGTCAAGCCGGGTGACCGGGTGCTCTTCAGCAAGTACGGGGGCAACGAGGTGACGGTCGGCGTCGAGGAATACACGATCCTCGACGAAGACCAGGTTTACGCCGTCATCAAGTAA
- a CDS encoding PEP-CTERM sorting domain-containing protein, translated as MNKHRLTLVIAALAGTSMSYAGYVVNSFSAPGWGGSDASVGVSGYTIEDFEDLTLASGLQVGVVSPNGNYGPSSSLLNTFKPSDDLFGTAFTLGGGGVWDGEHGIINTRTNQTFSYSDSGSWGDLTFYFSSGMSSVGFSVQQMDRDALIMVNGTSIGAVSTLATNFTGGNGRQGYLRVDAVGGDTISSIGLKDPIGGDGYMFDHLAYQSVPEPVSLVALGGGLAILARRRKGA; from the coding sequence ATGAACAAACACAGACTGACCCTTGTCATCGCTGCCCTAGCGGGCACTTCGATGTCCTACGCTGGCTACGTAGTCAACTCATTCAGTGCGCCAGGTTGGGGCGGTTCGGACGCCTCCGTCGGCGTGAGTGGGTACACGATCGAAGACTTCGAAGACCTCACCCTCGCCAGCGGACTACAGGTCGGCGTCGTCTCGCCCAACGGGAACTACGGCCCCTCATCGAGCCTCCTCAACACGTTCAAGCCGTCCGACGACCTGTTTGGCACCGCGTTCACGCTCGGTGGCGGAGGTGTCTGGGACGGCGAGCACGGCATCATCAACACGAGGACGAACCAGACGTTCAGCTACAGCGACTCGGGGAGTTGGGGTGACCTCACCTTCTACTTTTCTTCCGGCATGTCCAGCGTCGGGTTTAGCGTCCAACAAATGGACCGCGATGCTCTGATCATGGTGAACGGCACGAGCATCGGCGCCGTGTCGACTCTTGCCACAAACTTTACGGGCGGCAACGGCCGTCAGGGCTACCTGCGCGTCGACGCGGTCGGCGGCGACACGATCTCGTCCATCGGCCTGAAAGATCCCATAGGCGGCGACGGCTACATGTTCGACCACCTCGCCTACCAGAGCGTCCCCGAACCGGTTTCCCTCGTTGCTCTTGGCGGTGGGCTTGCCATTCTGGCCCGCCGCAGAAAGGGCGCCTGA
- the groL gene encoding chaperonin GroEL (60 kDa chaperone family; promotes refolding of misfolded polypeptides especially under stressful conditions; forms two stacked rings of heptamers to form a barrel-shaped 14mer; ends can be capped by GroES; misfolded proteins enter the barrel where they are refolded when GroES binds), protein MPAKNLIFDETARRALERGVNKVADAVKVTLGPKGRNVVLDKKWGSPTITKDGVTVAKEVELEDPYENMGAQLCKEVASKTNDVAGDGTTTATVLAQSIVNEGLRYVAAGGNPIAVKRGIDKAVEAVIDAIKKEAKPVKDKEQVEFVATIAGNDGEIGQQVSDAMDKVGKDGVITVEESKGRETTVEIVEGMQFDRGYISPYFVTDPERMETVLENPLVLIHEKKISSAQDLLPFLEKAAQARKPILIIAEDLEADALATVVLNKIRGVLQIAAVKAPGFGERRKAMLEDIAVLTKGTFISEDLGTKLENVALDMLGTAKKVVITKEDTTIIEGAGTKADVMGRIGQIKAQIETTESNYDREKLQERLAKLSGGVAVIKVGASTETELKEKKHRYEDALSATRAAVEEGIVPGGGVTLLRAAAGLEKLKAEGDELTGVNIVKRALEAPLRQIAENAGHEGSVVVEQIRNAKAGFGLNAATGEIVDLVKAGIVDPAKVTRSTIQNAASIAGLVLTTEALVVEKPEPKKAAPAPHSHGMDGMDF, encoded by the coding sequence ATGCCAGCCAAGAATCTCATTTTCGACGAGACCGCCCGAAGGGCGCTCGAGCGCGGCGTCAACAAGGTCGCCGACGCGGTCAAGGTCACCCTTGGCCCCAAGGGACGCAACGTCGTCCTCGACAAAAAGTGGGGAAGCCCGACGATCACCAAGGACGGCGTCACCGTCGCCAAGGAAGTCGAACTCGAAGACCCCTACGAGAACATGGGCGCCCAGCTCTGCAAAGAAGTCGCCAGCAAGACCAACGACGTCGCGGGTGACGGCACCACCACGGCCACCGTCTTGGCCCAGTCCATCGTCAACGAAGGCCTTCGCTACGTCGCCGCCGGCGGTAACCCCATCGCCGTGAAGCGCGGCATCGACAAGGCGGTCGAGGCCGTCATCGACGCCATCAAGAAGGAAGCCAAGCCCGTCAAGGACAAGGAACAGGTCGAGTTCGTCGCCACCATCGCCGGGAACGACGGCGAGATCGGCCAGCAGGTCAGCGACGCGATGGACAAGGTCGGCAAGGACGGCGTCATCACCGTCGAGGAGAGCAAGGGCCGCGAGACCACCGTCGAGATCGTCGAGGGCATGCAGTTCGACCGCGGCTACATCAGCCCGTACTTCGTCACCGACCCCGAGCGCATGGAGACCGTCCTGGAGAACCCGCTGGTCCTGATCCACGAAAAGAAGATCAGCAGCGCCCAAGATCTCCTGCCCTTCCTCGAAAAGGCCGCCCAGGCCCGCAAGCCCATCCTGATCATCGCCGAGGACCTCGAGGCCGACGCCCTCGCCACGGTCGTCCTCAACAAGATCCGCGGCGTCCTCCAGATCGCCGCCGTCAAGGCCCCCGGGTTCGGTGAGCGCCGCAAGGCCATGCTCGAAGACATCGCCGTCCTCACCAAGGGCACCTTCATCAGCGAAGACCTCGGCACCAAGCTCGAGAACGTCGCCCTCGACATGCTCGGCACGGCGAAGAAGGTCGTGATCACGAAGGAAGACACCACGATCATCGAGGGCGCGGGCACCAAGGCCGACGTCATGGGCCGCATCGGCCAGATCAAGGCCCAGATCGAGACCACCGAGAGCAACTACGACCGCGAGAAGCTCCAGGAGCGCCTCGCCAAGCTCAGCGGCGGTGTCGCCGTGATCAAGGTCGGCGCCTCCACCGAGACCGAGCTGAAGGAAAAGAAGCACCGCTACGAGGACGCCCTTTCGGCCACCCGCGCGGCGGTCGAGGAAGGCATCGTCCCCGGCGGCGGCGTCACCCTGCTCCGCGCCGCGGCCGGTCTGGAGAAGCTGAAGGCCGAAGGCGACGAGCTGACCGGTGTCAACATCGTCAAGCGCGCCCTCGAGGCTCCGCTCCGCCAGATCGCCGAGAACGCGGGCCACGAGGGCAGCGTCGTCGTCGAGCAGATCCGGAACGCGAAGGCCGGGTTCGGCCTCAACGCCGCCACCGGTGAGATCGTCGACCTCGTCAAGGCCGGCATCGTCGACCCCGCCAAGGTCACCCGCTCGACGATCCAGAACGCCGCGTCGATCGCGGGCCTGGTCCTGACGACCGAGGCCCTCGTCGTCGAGAAGCCCGAGCCCAAGAAGGCCGCCCCCGCGCCGCACTCCCACGGCATGGACGGCATGGACTTCTAA
- a CDS encoding DUF4160 domain-containing protein, with protein sequence MPTVFRFGPYRFFFFSNEGTEPPHIHVEAAGKYAKFWIKPVVFERSVGFRAHDLAEVRRIIESNEALIEAKWHEHFGSA encoded by the coding sequence ATGCCGACGGTGTTTCGCTTCGGGCCGTATCGGTTCTTCTTCTTCAGCAACGAGGGTACAGAACCGCCACACATCCACGTCGAGGCGGCGGGCAAGTATGCGAAGTTCTGGATCAAGCCCGTCGTCTTCGAGAGGTCGGTGGGCTTTCGGGCGCATGATCTGGCCGAGGTCCGTCGTATCATTGAAAGCAACGAGGCCTTGATCGAGGCAAAATGGCATGAGCACTTCGGAAGCGCGTAG
- a CDS encoding DUF2442 domain-containing protein, producing MSTSEARRLQALATNVAFTEHEIVVSLADGRVVSVPLEWFPRLSQATPEARANWRLIGGGVGLHWEDLDEDISVEGLLAA from the coding sequence ATGAGCACTTCGGAAGCGCGTAGGCTACAAGCTCTGGCGACAAACGTCGCCTTCACGGAGCACGAGATTGTCGTGTCTCTGGCCGACGGACGGGTCGTCTCGGTGCCGCTCGAGTGGTTCCCCCGGCTCAGCCAAGCTACTCCAGAAGCCCGCGCCAACTGGCGCTTGATCGGCGGCGGTGTCGGCCTGCACTGGGAAGACCTCGACGAAGACATCTCCGTCGAGGGCCTTCTGGCTGCCTAA
- a CDS encoding type II toxin-antitoxin system HicB family antitoxin: MIAYPIVLEQEDDGRYSVYAPDLPGCSSWGVTRDEAIEHIREAIEVWIESARADGSPVPKPGTALEYVKIAG, translated from the coding sequence ATGATCGCATATCCCATCGTGCTTGAACAGGAAGATGACGGAAGGTATTCCGTTTATGCTCCGGATCTGCCCGGGTGCTCCAGCTGGGGCGTCACGCGCGACGAAGCGATCGAGCACATCCGCGAGGCCATCGAGGTGTGGATTGAGTCGGCCCGCGCCGACGGCAGCCCAGTGCCCAAGCCGGGGACGGCCTTGGAATACGTCAAGATCGCCGGCTAG
- a CDS encoding type II toxin-antitoxin system HicA family toxin — translation MLWSHDGEGGGLADGCRRVVSGSAEGVHAVYKHASKPGRVVVPMHAGDLPKGTLNDILKKSGLKK, via the coding sequence ATGCTCTGGAGCCATGACGGCGAAGGAGGTGGTCTCGCAGATGGATGCCGCCGGGTGGTTTCTGGATCGGCAGAAGGGGTCCACGCCGTCTACAAGCATGCGTCGAAGCCGGGGCGGGTGGTCGTTCCGATGCATGCGGGCGATCTGCCAAAAGGAACTTTGAATGATATACTCAAGAAGTCCGGCCTGAAGAAATGA
- a CDS encoding alpha/beta fold hydrolase, producing MRWTVPLRDAEVPVLADDDVRPTVVVLAHGAGSHMENKTMEWLAGLVRGAGASVVRFNFLYRALGKGMPDRMPVLMETYRAVVASVREELKPERLVIGGHSMGGRVASMVEAEGRTADGLLLFGYPLHPPGQLEKLRKDHLRLVQTPTLQLNGTADDFCTREIMDATVATLSPAVWRLNWIEGADHSYAVKKSSGRTRRDVEADISAALESWLP from the coding sequence ATGCGATGGACGGTGCCCCTGCGCGACGCCGAAGTGCCGGTGCTGGCGGACGACGACGTCCGCCCCACGGTCGTCGTCCTCGCCCACGGCGCGGGCAGCCACATGGAGAACAAGACCATGGAGTGGCTGGCCGGGCTGGTGCGCGGGGCGGGGGCCTCGGTGGTGCGGTTCAATTTCCTCTACCGCGCCCTGGGCAAGGGCATGCCCGACCGGATGCCCGTCCTCATGGAGACCTACCGCGCCGTCGTCGCCTCGGTCCGCGAAGAGCTGAAGCCCGAAAGGCTCGTCATCGGCGGCCACTCGATGGGCGGGCGTGTGGCGTCGATGGTCGAGGCGGAGGGGCGCACCGCGGACGGTCTGCTGCTCTTCGGCTACCCCCTGCACCCGCCGGGACAGCTGGAAAAGCTGCGCAAAGACCACCTCCGCCTGGTCCAAACCCCGACGCTGCAGCTCAACGGCACCGCGGACGACTTTTGCACCCGGGAGATCATGGACGCGACCGTCGCGACGCTGTCACCGGCGGTTTGGCGGCTGAACTGGATCGAAGGCGCCGACCACAGCTACGCGGTCAAGAAATCGTCGGGCCGGACACGCCGGGACGTCGAGGCGGACATCTCGGCGGCGCTGGAATCGTGGCTGCCTTAG
- a CDS encoding PEP-CTERM sorting domain-containing protein, producing the protein MKLKLVTLALAVAAAGTSFATQLVTNGDFEAGSAGWTESSGGGFVIIGDWSGSVVDGAGDLGPPTMTAWLGGYESADDSVTQSISTVSGGTATLDFDYYFANEDVAGFDFLTVSLGGVQLGEYDLGNDDAVALNGPIHITLDVSSMMDGSAQDLAFRVTTDSSLNSSAFIDNVSLVADSVPEPATMAVLALGVGALVRRRKA; encoded by the coding sequence ATGAAGCTGAAACTTGTAACCCTCGCTCTGGCGGTGGCTGCCGCCGGAACTTCCTTTGCCACCCAACTCGTGACCAACGGCGACTTTGAAGCTGGCTCTGCGGGCTGGACCGAGTCGTCGGGTGGTGGGTTCGTCATCATCGGCGACTGGAGCGGTTCGGTGGTCGATGGTGCCGGTGACCTTGGCCCGCCGACGATGACCGCCTGGCTGGGCGGCTATGAGAGCGCCGACGACAGCGTCACCCAGTCCATCTCGACCGTGTCAGGCGGGACGGCGACGCTCGACTTTGACTACTACTTTGCCAATGAAGACGTGGCGGGCTTCGATTTCCTCACCGTCTCTCTGGGCGGGGTGCAGTTGGGCGAGTACGACCTTGGCAATGATGACGCTGTCGCTCTGAACGGCCCGATCCACATCACCCTCGACGTCAGTTCGATGATGGACGGGTCAGCTCAAGACCTGGCGTTCCGGGTCACGACCGACTCGTCGCTGAACAGCTCGGCGTTTATCGACAACGTCTCGTTGGTGGCGGACTCGGTGCCCGAGCCGGCGACAATGGCCGTCCTCGCCCTGGGTGTCGGAGCCCTCGTCCGACGACGCAAGGCCTAA
- a CDS encoding matrixin family metalloprotease, translating into MRLRHYWPAAIFFAAAQANAFALLSTKWDVGGNAAESMATEHGTPGDVTWSVMGVGLRVAQFDHHNGGATTDFYALTSGDEEAMIASALAKWTAVCGLTATRVADGGVTGGGSQASGAHLGDIRFGSLVYFEGLALAHAFRPNTEAFSGTGGTIGGDVHVADHWDFVDEADDTTADHDFDLYTVLLHEIGHAIGLDHSDVKGSVMEPVYAGSRRNLTHDDVAGAQYIYGAVPEPATMAVLGLGAAVLARRRKVVR; encoded by the coding sequence ATGAGGCTTCGACATTACTGGCCTGCCGCCATCTTCTTTGCCGCCGCCCAGGCAAACGCCTTCGCCCTCCTATCGACGAAGTGGGACGTCGGCGGCAACGCCGCCGAATCAATGGCGACCGAGCACGGCACCCCGGGCGACGTCACGTGGTCGGTCATGGGTGTCGGTCTCCGCGTCGCCCAGTTTGACCACCACAATGGTGGTGCGACAACTGACTTTTACGCGCTGACTTCCGGTGACGAAGAAGCGATGATCGCATCAGCCTTGGCAAAGTGGACCGCCGTCTGTGGCCTCACCGCGACCCGTGTCGCTGACGGGGGCGTCACCGGCGGCGGGTCCCAGGCGTCCGGTGCCCACCTCGGGGACATACGCTTCGGATCCTTGGTCTACTTCGAGGGACTCGCGCTCGCCCATGCCTTTCGGCCAAACACCGAGGCCTTCTCTGGTACAGGCGGGACGATCGGAGGCGACGTCCACGTCGCGGACCATTGGGACTTCGTCGACGAGGCGGACGACACCACCGCCGACCATGACTTCGACCTCTACACTGTCCTCCTCCACGAGATCGGACACGCGATCGGGTTGGACCACTCCGACGTGAAGGGTTCGGTCATGGAACCCGTGTACGCTGGCTCCCGCCGCAACCTGACCCACGACGACGTCGCGGGCGCCCAATACATCTATGGCGCCGTGCCCGAACCCGCGACAATGGCCGTCCTCGGACTGGGCGCGGCGGTGCTGGCCCGCCGGCGCAAAGTCGTCCGCTAG
- a CDS encoding matrixin family metalloprotease, with the protein MKLRYLLPVGILVVAAHANAYTLMSSKWDVGGNAAETMATNHGTAGYVTWSIMGSGLGVTGFEDHGGATTGDFSALTSGDEEAMITSIFAKWTAVCNLTAVHVADGGVTGGGSQASGAHLGDIRIGVIDNFSSGVLAHAWQPGTEAYFGAGGTIGGDTHVASDWNWVDEANDSAADNDFDLYTVLLHEIGHAIGLGHSGVDGSVMEPVYEGSRRDLTADDIAGAQYIYGAVPEPATMTVLGLGAAALIRRRKASR; encoded by the coding sequence ATGAAACTACGATACCTCTTGCCTGTCGGCATCCTTGTTGTCGCCGCTCACGCCAACGCCTATACCCTCATGTCCAGCAAATGGGACGTCGGAGGCAATGCCGCCGAAACGATGGCCACCAACCACGGCACCGCGGGCTATGTGACTTGGTCGATCATGGGTTCCGGGCTCGGCGTCACCGGATTCGAAGACCACGGCGGCGCGACGACGGGCGATTTCAGCGCCTTGACTTCCGGCGACGAGGAAGCGATGATCACCTCGATCTTCGCCAAGTGGACGGCGGTCTGCAACCTCACGGCGGTCCACGTCGCTGACGGCGGCGTCACGGGCGGCGGCTCTCAGGCGTCCGGCGCCCACCTCGGCGACATCCGCATCGGCGTCATCGACAACTTCTCCAGCGGCGTGCTCGCTCACGCGTGGCAGCCAGGCACCGAAGCCTACTTCGGCGCGGGCGGGACGATCGGTGGCGACACCCACGTCGCCAGCGATTGGAACTGGGTGGACGAGGCCAACGACAGTGCCGCCGACAATGACTTTGACCTTTACACCGTCCTCCTTCACGAAATCGGTCACGCCATTGGCCTCGGCCACTCCGGAGTCGACGGCTCCGTCATGGAACCGGTCTATGAAGGTTCCCGCCGCGACCTCACCGCCGACGACATCGCCGGTGCCCAATACATCTATGGCGCGGTGCCCGAGCCCGCGACGATGACCGTCCTCGGACTGGGCGCCGCCGCCCTGATCCGACGCCGCAAGGCCAGCCGCTAA